The following proteins are co-located in the Ensifer sp. WSM1721 genome:
- a CDS encoding ParB/RepB/Spo0J family partition protein, with protein sequence MNDDSSKRRLGRGLAALIGEMDQPLQTGAAPAAPLNPDRRVPIEFVSRNPRNPRRQFDEAELQDLASSIRQHGIVQPVVVRTVGHERYEIIAGERRWRAAQLAGFTEIPVIVRDVDDRTALEIAIVENVQRSDLNPLEEALGYEQLIAEHGYTQNDLGDIIGKSRSHVANSLRLLKLPEPVRDMLSDGSLSAGHARALIPTSDPLALARTIVSKGLSVREAERLAQNDIKAQNDPNFAKGRHREEKDADTLALERTLSDSLGLEVTVSHRASGGHLKIAYKTLDQLEEICRLLERR encoded by the coding sequence ATGAACGACGACAGTTCCAAGAGACGCCTTGGTCGCGGCCTGGCCGCCTTGATCGGCGAAATGGATCAGCCGTTGCAGACCGGCGCCGCACCGGCCGCCCCGCTCAACCCGGACCGCCGCGTGCCGATCGAGTTCGTGTCGCGCAATCCCCGCAACCCGCGCCGGCAATTCGACGAAGCCGAACTGCAGGATCTGGCAAGCTCGATCCGCCAGCACGGCATCGTGCAGCCCGTCGTCGTGCGCACGGTCGGCCACGAGCGCTACGAGATCATCGCCGGCGAAAGGCGCTGGCGGGCGGCACAACTCGCAGGCTTCACCGAGATTCCGGTGATCGTGCGCGATGTTGATGATCGCACGGCGCTCGAGATCGCAATCGTCGAGAACGTCCAGCGCTCCGACCTCAATCCGCTCGAAGAAGCTCTCGGCTATGAGCAACTGATCGCCGAGCATGGCTACACCCAGAATGATCTCGGTGACATTATCGGCAAGAGCCGAAGCCATGTCGCCAACAGCCTGCGGCTTTTGAAACTGCCGGAGCCGGTGCGCGACATGCTGTCGGATGGCAGTCTGTCGGCGGGCCACGCGCGTGCGCTCATTCCGACCTCGGACCCATTGGCGCTGGCGCGCACAATCGTTTCCAAAGGGCTTTCGGTGCGCGAGGCGGAGCGTCTGGCGCAGAACGATATCAAGGCGCAGAACGACCCCAATTTCGCCAAGGGACGGCATCGCGAGGAAAAGGATGCCGATACGCTGGCGCTCGAACGCACCCTTTCGGACAGTCTCGGCCTCGAGGTTACGGTCAGCCATAGGGCCAGCGGCG